A part of Desulfomicrobium baculatum DSM 4028 genomic DNA contains:
- a CDS encoding lysophospholipid acyltransferase family protein, giving the protein MVRVPVSPRFLGTALAWLVRLWHLTLRVERINTAVFTDPQLRARRPVIMLWHDEIFPLIPAHAGERMACVVSQSKDGEILAAALKSFGFMSVRGSSSRGGMRALIAAKRVMDEQGVGVIFTVDGPRGPRHKVKPGALFLARLAGSPIVPVRAVMSRAKVFHRAWDKFQLPWPFSRCTIIYGDPIVLPDPGDDPAEMQRQCEYLEQIMNSLGKNA; this is encoded by the coding sequence ATGGTGCGGGTTCCCGTTTCTCCCAGGTTTTTAGGCACCGCTTTGGCCTGGCTTGTGCGTCTGTGGCACCTGACCCTGCGTGTTGAGCGTATCAATACCGCTGTCTTCACGGACCCGCAGCTTCGCGCCAGGCGGCCCGTGATCATGCTCTGGCATGACGAGATTTTTCCGCTCATCCCGGCCCATGCCGGTGAGCGTATGGCCTGCGTGGTCAGCCAGAGCAAGGACGGGGAAATCCTGGCTGCGGCGCTGAAGAGTTTCGGCTTCATGAGCGTGCGCGGCTCCAGTTCGCGCGGCGGCATGCGGGCCCTGATCGCGGCCAAGCGGGTCATGGACGAGCAGGGCGTGGGCGTCATTTTCACCGTTGACGGGCCGCGTGGTCCGCGCCACAAGGTCAAGCCCGGAGCGCTCTTTTTGGCCAGGCTCGCCGGTTCGCCCATTGTGCCGGTGCGGGCCGTGATGAGCCGGGCAAAAGTCTTTCATCGCGCCTGGGATAAATTTCAATTGCCGTGGCCGTTTTCCAGATGCACCATCATTTACGGCGATCCCATCGTCTTGCCCGATCCCGGAGATGATCCTGCGGAAATGCAAAGGCAGTGTGAATATCTTGAACAGATCATGAACTCTCTTGGAAAAAACGCGTGA
- the fdhD gene encoding formate dehydrogenase accessory sulfurtransferase FdhD, with translation MADPQPLEPLVQMDIVKVTAAGFAQETDVVATEVPVTIMAGATEIATLMCTPEHLDDLARGFLHTSGLLGNPDDFLSCEVDPAVWAVNVRLAVAVEPEQLSRRTFTSGCGKGVMFASALELAGSDPLPAGFTLPAGRVQELANWFRRYSDLHHATGGVHTVALSAEGEDPELIRDDVGRHNAADKVVGRALAQGVDLARTVMITSGRISSEIVHKGRRAGIPVLVSLGAPTHQAVLLARDMNLTLIGFARQNRFSIFSAAERIL, from the coding sequence ATGGCAGATCCCCAGCCTTTGGAACCTCTGGTGCAGATGGATATAGTCAAGGTTACGGCCGCCGGTTTCGCGCAGGAGACCGATGTCGTGGCCACGGAAGTGCCCGTGACCATCATGGCCGGTGCCACGGAGATCGCCACCCTGATGTGCACGCCCGAACATCTGGACGATCTGGCCCGGGGCTTTCTGCATACCTCCGGGCTGCTTGGCAATCCGGACGATTTTTTGTCCTGCGAAGTCGATCCGGCGGTTTGGGCCGTGAACGTGCGTCTGGCCGTGGCGGTAGAGCCGGAGCAGCTCTCTCGCCGCACCTTCACCTCCGGCTGCGGCAAGGGCGTCATGTTCGCCAGCGCTCTGGAACTGGCAGGGAGCGATCCGCTGCCCGCCGGGTTCACTTTGCCCGCCGGGCGCGTGCAGGAGCTTGCCAACTGGTTTCGTCGCTATTCGGACCTGCACCATGCCACGGGCGGCGTGCACACCGTGGCCCTCAGCGCAGAAGGAGAGGACCCGGAGCTGATCCGCGACGATGTCGGCCGCCACAACGCCGCCGACAAAGTCGTGGGACGGGCCCTGGCCCAGGGCGTGGACCTTGCGCGTACGGTCATGATCACCTCGGGGCGCATCTCCTCGGAGATCGTGCACAAGGGCAGAAGGGCCGGTATTCCCGTGCTGGTTTCCCTGGGCGCGCCGACCCACCAGGCCGTGCTCTTGGCCCGGGACATGAACCTGACCCTCATCGGGTTCGCACGCCAGAACCGGTTTTCCATTTTCTCGGCTGCGGAGCGAATCCTGTGA
- the yedF gene encoding sulfurtransferase-like selenium metabolism protein YedF, whose product MPIVLNCENEPCPNPVLRCKRLLDEQTPQKMEVIVDNEAAMDNVSRYLASKGMRVDETNKDGKLWTIKASQAGSADASPAVQTPPAQAEPKQGGTAKILVFLTSDTVGQGDDTLGSRLMGNFLNTLPELGEALWRIIMVNGAVKLATATNPAIEALKKLEAAGVSILVCGTCLEFFKLMDQKEVGQVTNMLDVVTSQQVADKVITL is encoded by the coding sequence ATGCCCATCGTCCTCAATTGCGAAAACGAACCATGCCCCAACCCCGTATTGCGTTGCAAGCGGCTTCTGGACGAGCAAACGCCTCAAAAAATGGAAGTCATCGTCGACAACGAGGCGGCCATGGACAACGTCAGCCGCTATCTGGCCAGCAAGGGCATGCGCGTAGACGAGACGAACAAGGACGGGAAACTGTGGACCATCAAGGCCTCGCAGGCTGGTTCCGCGGACGCCTCCCCTGCCGTTCAGACGCCACCGGCGCAAGCAGAGCCCAAACAGGGCGGCACCGCAAAGATTCTGGTCTTTCTGACCTCCGACACCGTGGGACAGGGAGACGACACGCTGGGCTCCCGGCTGATGGGCAATTTCCTGAACACCCTGCCGGAGCTTGGCGAGGCATTGTGGCGCATCATCATGGTCAACGGCGCGGTGAAGCTGGCCACGGCGACAAACCCGGCCATAGAGGCGCTCAAAAAACTCGAAGCAGCCGGCGTGTCCATTCTGGTCTGCGGCACCTGTCTGGAGTTCTTCAAGCTCATGGATCAGAAGGAAGTCGGCCAGGTCACCAACATGCTCGACGTGGTCACCAGCCAGCAGGTGGCCGACAAAGTCATCACGTTATAA
- a CDS encoding cytochrome c3 family protein — MMNRLRTLALVGLILFGSATIALSETFEIPESVTMSPQQFEGYTPKKGDVTFNHASHMDIACQQCHHTVADTYTIESCMTEGCHDNIKDRTEVSSVYRTFHTTQDKEKSCVGCHRELKRQGPSDAPLACNSCHVQ; from the coding sequence ATGATGAACCGTCTTCGTACGCTGGCCCTGGTAGGACTGATACTTTTTGGCAGCGCCACGATCGCCCTGAGCGAAACTTTCGAGATTCCCGAGAGCGTGACCATGAGCCCGCAGCAATTTGAAGGCTACACGCCCAAGAAAGGGGATGTGACCTTCAATCATGCTTCACACATGGATATCGCCTGCCAGCAGTGCCACCACACCGTGGCCGACACCTACACCATCGAAAGCTGCATGACCGAAGGGTGTCACGACAACATCAAGGATCGCACGGAAGTTTCCTCGGTCTACCGGACCTTCCACACCACCCAGGACAAGGAAAAGAGCTGCGTGGGCTGTCACCGCGAGCTCAAGCGCCAGGGCCCCAGCGACGCCCCCCTGGCCTGCAACAGCTGTCACGTGCAGTAA
- the ade gene encoding adenine deaminase: MPMNSLLHAARGEAPVDLLVRNCQVVNVLSGEIHPASVGVKNGTIVGFGEYEALQVVDACGRYLCPGLIEGHIHIESTLLDPVRFAQVAAAHGTAVVVCDPHELANVLGLDGIRWLLEITRDLPLDIRCMMPSCVPATHLETAGATITAQDIAAMFKEYPDRILGLAEMMNYPGVLYQDPQVMGKLVAAGDRPVDGHAPGLSGFDLNAYILAGPGSDHEACHLDEAREKLRAGMHVMIREGSSEKNLFDLLPLINDFNSQNCSLVTDDRHCDDLLRDGHLDHTIRLAVSRGLSPLRAIQMASINTARYFGLRRRGAVAPGYRADFVLLDDLESFSIFQTYLDGKVIAPASWRPAATDLVVTRSVHLGETGPSCLKMPAPAPGKKVRVIRTVPGQIVTEMDMVRPLVQDGRIMADPESDVVKLAVFERHHGSGGVGLGLVRGLGLKSGAIASTVAHDSHNLIVAGVSDSDMLLAVRALADCGGGFVCVRDGWVLNLVPLPLAGLMSDQDPEIIATGLDHLNASARELGCPENINPFMQLSFLSLPVIPRLRLTDKGLVDVQDFAFTPLSE; the protein is encoded by the coding sequence ATGCCCATGAACAGCCTGCTGCATGCCGCCCGGGGCGAGGCCCCTGTGGATTTGCTGGTTCGTAACTGTCAGGTGGTCAACGTCCTTTCCGGGGAGATTCATCCTGCAAGCGTTGGCGTCAAGAACGGGACCATCGTTGGTTTCGGCGAATATGAGGCTCTTCAGGTCGTCGATGCCTGCGGGCGATACCTCTGCCCGGGGCTGATCGAGGGGCACATCCACATCGAGTCCACCCTGCTCGATCCCGTCCGCTTCGCGCAGGTGGCGGCGGCCCACGGCACGGCCGTGGTCGTCTGCGACCCGCACGAGCTGGCCAATGTCCTCGGACTGGACGGAATCAGGTGGCTGCTTGAGATCACCCGCGACCTGCCCCTTGATATCCGCTGCATGATGCCTTCCTGCGTGCCGGCCACGCACTTGGAGACCGCCGGAGCGACCATCACCGCCCAGGACATCGCGGCCATGTTCAAGGAATATCCGGATCGCATCCTGGGCCTTGCGGAGATGATGAACTATCCCGGCGTATTATATCAGGACCCGCAGGTCATGGGCAAACTCGTCGCGGCCGGGGACCGTCCCGTTGACGGGCACGCCCCGGGTCTTTCGGGTTTCGACCTGAACGCGTACATCCTGGCCGGGCCGGGCAGCGACCACGAAGCCTGCCATCTGGACGAGGCCCGGGAAAAGCTGCGGGCGGGCATGCATGTCATGATCCGCGAGGGCAGTTCCGAAAAGAATCTCTTCGACCTGCTGCCGCTCATAAACGATTTCAACAGCCAGAACTGCTCCCTGGTCACCGACGACCGCCACTGTGACGACCTCTTGCGCGACGGACACTTGGACCACACCATCCGGCTGGCCGTGAGCCGTGGCCTCTCGCCCTTGCGGGCCATCCAGATGGCTTCCATCAACACCGCCCGCTATTTCGGCCTGCGCCGCAGGGGGGCCGTGGCGCCGGGCTACCGGGCGGATTTTGTGCTGCTTGATGACCTTGAGTCGTTTTCCATTTTTCAGACATATCTGGACGGAAAGGTGATAGCGCCCGCTTCCTGGCGGCCCGCCGCGACGGACCTTGTCGTGACACGAAGTGTGCACCTGGGCGAGACTGGACCGTCCTGCCTCAAAATGCCCGCCCCGGCTCCCGGGAAGAAAGTGCGCGTCATCCGTACTGTCCCCGGGCAGATCGTGACCGAAATGGACATGGTTCGGCCGTTGGTTCAGGATGGCCGGATCATGGCGGACCCCGAAAGCGATGTGGTCAAGCTGGCCGTCTTCGAGCGCCATCACGGCAGCGGCGGCGTGGGGCTCGGACTGGTGCGGGGCCTGGGACTGAAAAGCGGTGCCATCGCGAGCACCGTGGCCCACGATTCCCACAATCTGATCGTGGCCGGCGTCTCGGACAGCGATATGCTCCTGGCCGTGCGCGCCCTGGCCGACTGCGGCGGGGGATTTGTGTGCGTGCGCGACGGCTGGGTGCTCAACCTGGTGCCCTTGCCCCTGGCCGGGCTGATGAGCGATCAGGATCCCGAAATCATTGCGACCGGGCTGGATCACTTGAACGCCAGTGCTCGCGAACTCGGCTGCCCGGAAAACATCAACCCTTTCATGCAGCTCTCTTTTCTTTCCCTGCCGGTCATCCCAAGGCTTCGCTTGACGGACAAGGGCCTGGTGGATGTGCAGGACTTCGCTTTTACGCCGCTATCTGAATAA
- a CDS encoding lysophospholipid acyltransferase family protein → MRHIAYNAFLPLGTSLSLARLHALGNGIGKLIWAVLPSRRKETTVCMQERLGLDEREARAMAKASFQHSACSFLELFHARYMDHRFLEERIEYENPDLFVRMGSTLRPVVGVTGHLGCWELLGGVLKRFNTKTDCQVVARLPKDVALADLLMHMRTQSKIRVLPHREAATEALGKLRSGGLCAFLVDHNCKRAEAQFLPFLGKVAAVNKGPAILALRAKAEVWPFFLIRLPEGRFRAVTLPCLDTATLEGSRAERIEQICRFYTEAVEKMVLRYPEQWFWMHRRWKTRP, encoded by the coding sequence GTGAGACATATAGCCTACAATGCTTTTTTGCCCTTGGGCACGTCCTTATCGCTTGCGCGGTTGCATGCCCTCGGGAACGGAATCGGCAAACTCATCTGGGCCGTTTTGCCTTCTCGGCGCAAAGAAACCACGGTCTGCATGCAGGAACGCCTCGGCCTGGATGAGCGTGAGGCCAGAGCGATGGCCAAGGCCAGTTTTCAGCACAGCGCCTGCTCCTTTCTGGAGCTTTTTCACGCCCGCTACATGGACCACCGCTTTTTGGAAGAGCGCATCGAATACGAAAATCCGGATCTCTTTGTCCGGATGGGCTCCACATTGCGACCTGTCGTGGGCGTGACCGGGCATCTTGGATGCTGGGAACTTTTAGGCGGAGTGCTCAAGCGCTTCAATACCAAGACCGATTGCCAGGTCGTGGCCCGTTTGCCCAAGGACGTCGCTCTGGCCGACCTCTTGATGCACATGCGCACTCAAAGCAAAATCCGGGTGCTGCCCCATCGCGAGGCCGCGACCGAAGCCCTGGGAAAACTGCGTAGCGGTGGACTCTGCGCATTTCTGGTCGACCACAACTGCAAGAGAGCCGAGGCGCAGTTCCTGCCCTTTCTGGGCAAGGTCGCCGCAGTGAACAAGGGGCCGGCCATCCTGGCCTTGCGCGCCAAGGCCGAGGTCTGGCCCTTTTTCCTCATTCGTCTGCCCGAGGGCCGATTCCGGGCCGTGACCCTGCCTTGCCTGGATACGGCGACGCTTGAAGGCAGCAGGGCGGAACGCATCGAACAGATCTGTCGTTTTTATACCGAAGCCGTGGAAAAGATGGTGCTGCGCTATCCGGAACAGTGGTTCTGGATGCACAGACGCTGGAAAACGCGGCCCTGA
- a CDS encoding efflux RND transporter periplasmic adaptor subunit, translated as MNTARKRRPWRILIPVLLILAALLAYGFWPSPLPVQTASVAKGPMTVSVTEEGKTRIHSRYLVYPPTAGHLQRVELRAGARVEAGSVLAVLTPEASTFLNSRARAEALARVDATEAAVKARRAEAQRVGVSLELARTELGRMDALLQSGAVARQEWDRAENQVRVLERGVQAAAFALQVAEHEAAAARAVLTKGAIPENGESVPILAPVNGYVLAVMEENARAVTASTPIMEVGDPSDLEIEIELLSTDAVAVAPGAHARIEHWGGEGSLAARITVVEPGGFTKVSAIGVEEQRVTVRAELVDAPPPGVLLGDRYGVQARIVTWQGENVLQVPTGALFRHGGEWRAFVLEGGKAVLRKLAVGRENGLEAEVREGLAEGETVILHPPDTLKDGMRVEAGKL; from the coding sequence ATGAACACCGCACGCAAGCGCCGACCGTGGCGCATCCTCATCCCCGTTCTCCTGATCCTGGCCGCCCTGCTGGCCTACGGATTTTGGCCAAGCCCCCTGCCCGTGCAGACAGCCTCCGTGGCCAAGGGACCCATGACCGTCAGCGTGACCGAGGAGGGCAAGACGCGCATCCACAGCCGCTACCTTGTCTACCCGCCCACGGCCGGACACCTGCAGCGCGTGGAGCTCCGCGCCGGGGCGCGTGTGGAAGCCGGCTCCGTGCTGGCCGTGCTCACTCCGGAGGCTTCGACCTTCCTGAATTCGCGTGCCAGAGCCGAGGCCCTGGCACGGGTGGACGCGACCGAGGCCGCAGTCAAGGCCCGACGGGCCGAGGCCCAGCGCGTGGGCGTGAGCCTGGAACTGGCCCGCACGGAGCTTGGGCGCATGGACGCGCTGCTTCAAAGCGGGGCCGTGGCTCGCCAGGAATGGGACCGGGCCGAAAATCAGGTTCGAGTTTTGGAACGCGGGGTGCAGGCCGCGGCCTTTGCCTTGCAGGTGGCCGAACATGAGGCCGCAGCCGCCAGGGCCGTGCTGACCAAGGGCGCGATACCGGAGAACGGCGAGAGCGTGCCCATCCTGGCCCCGGTGAACGGATACGTGCTGGCCGTCATGGAGGAAAACGCCCGCGCCGTGACCGCGTCCACGCCCATCATGGAAGTGGGCGACCCAAGTGACCTGGAGATCGAAATCGAACTGTTGTCCACGGACGCGGTGGCGGTTGCTCCCGGAGCGCACGCCCGCATCGAGCACTGGGGCGGCGAAGGCAGCCTTGCGGCCAGGATCACGGTGGTGGAACCCGGCGGATTCACCAAGGTCTCGGCCATCGGCGTGGAGGAGCAACGGGTCACGGTGCGGGCCGAGCTCGTCGACGCCCCGCCGCCGGGAGTGCTGCTGGGAGACCGCTACGGAGTGCAGGCCCGCATCGTGACCTGGCAGGGGGAGAACGTGCTGCAAGTGCCCACAGGCGCCCTTTTCCGGCACGGCGGCGAATGGCGGGCTTTCGTGCTCGAAGGGGGCAAGGCGGTATTGCGAAAACTTGCCGTCGGACGTGAGAACGGACTGGAAGCAGAGGTGCGGGAAGGCCTGGCCGAAGGCGAAACGGTCATCCTCCACCCGCCGGATACGCTGAAGGACGGGATGCGGGTTGAGGCGGGAAAACTATAA
- a CDS encoding ABC transporter ATP-binding protein: MTTPQPSPLLCAQDLTKVYHSGAAVEVRALAGVSLDLFPGELVVLLGASGSGKSTLLNILGGLDTPTSGTLSYRGRDLTHADEKTLTAYRRESVGFIFQFYNLIPSLTARENVALITDIADNPMDPAEALSLVGLEPRLDHFPSQLSGGEQQRVAIARAIAKNPDVLLCDEPTGALDVRTGITVLTAIERINEDLGTLAVVITHNVAIADMADRVILLSDGRITDIRTNGTRRRAEELVW; encoded by the coding sequence ATGACCACGCCGCAACCCTCCCCCCTCCTCTGCGCCCAAGACCTGACCAAGGTCTATCATTCCGGCGCGGCCGTCGAAGTGCGGGCCCTGGCCGGGGTCAGCCTGGACCTTTTTCCGGGCGAACTGGTTGTGCTCCTGGGCGCGTCGGGCAGCGGCAAGTCGACCCTGCTCAATATCCTGGGCGGCCTCGACACCCCCACCAGCGGCACTCTGTCCTACCGTGGCCGGGACCTGACCCACGCCGACGAGAAAACCCTGACCGCCTACCGCCGCGAGTCCGTCGGCTTCATCTTCCAGTTCTACAACCTCATCCCCAGCCTCACGGCCCGCGAGAATGTGGCGCTCATCACCGACATCGCGGACAATCCCATGGACCCGGCCGAAGCCTTGTCCCTGGTGGGCCTTGAGCCCCGGCTGGACCATTTCCCGTCCCAGCTCTCGGGCGGCGAGCAGCAGCGCGTGGCCATCGCCCGCGCCATCGCCAAGAACCCCGACGTGCTGCTCTGCGACGAGCCCACCGGCGCCCTGGATGTGCGCACCGGCATCACGGTGCTCACGGCCATCGAGCGCATCAACGAGGATCTTGGCACCCTGGCCGTGGTCATCACGCACAACGTGGCCATCGCGGACATGGCCGACCGCGTCATCCTGCTCTCTGACGGCCGCATCACCGACATCCGGACCAACGGGACCCGCCGCCGGGCGGAAGAGCTGGTCTGGTGA
- a CDS encoding ABC transporter permease codes for MSALNVKLRRDLWSMKGQMAAVSLVMACGLMVMIMARGLVMSLETARDKYYSSHLLSDVFCDLKRAPNAIKQRLRMIDGTAALETRIKGTLTLHLPGLREPGDGLVLSLPDGRETEVNRLHLRLGRLPEPYSAHEVVVSVPFAKAHGFMPGHTLEATMHGARTTLRIVGVGISPEFVYETRPGETVPDSRRYGTFWMSEGALAEAYDLSGAFNSVILTLAPGAETGPVKKELDRILAPYGALVAFDRSEHVSTKLIDDRIAMLKGFAIAFPVIFLSIAAFMTSAALTRLVRLQREQIAQLKAFGYSSAAVGWHYFQFALAAVLAATLLGSVVGLWLGQNLVEIYHRFFQFPNLVFRPDWWALGLALAASAGASFAGVLGAVRQAVSLPPAEAMRPEPPAHFGPSLLERMGLLRLLSPTQRMALRNLERKPWQALFTTLGLAMATAIPIVPGAMGDGIDYLMDFQWRLAQRQDATVTLIEPGSPSALHALSAMPGVMHAEPFRVVQGRIVSGLLERRVGLTGRLPGARLNLLLDAEGRTVDLPLSGLLLSEKLAEVLELVPGDPVRIEVQEGRRPVLETFVAGTITDFAGVGAYMDFDALGRLMGEERVISGAHLVLDESRRDRFLHEVSDTPAIASAVFTSSARESFQSAMGDMMGVVQAVYFGFAIIVSCGVVYNGARIALSERTRDLATLRVLGFSEAETTVVLLSELAVLTLAALLPGLWIGTELARILVMTANTESVRMPLVLTDRAYATAVLIVLSSSLASFLVVGRRIKNLQLLSVLKAPE; via the coding sequence GTGAGCGCCCTGAACGTGAAACTCCGGCGCGACCTGTGGTCCATGAAGGGGCAGATGGCCGCGGTGTCCCTGGTCATGGCCTGCGGGCTCATGGTCATGATCATGGCCCGCGGACTGGTCATGTCCTTGGAAACCGCGCGGGACAAATACTACTCTTCACACCTGCTGTCGGATGTCTTCTGCGACCTCAAACGCGCACCGAACGCCATCAAGCAGCGCCTTAGGATGATCGATGGCACGGCGGCTCTGGAGACGCGGATCAAGGGCACCCTGACCCTGCACCTGCCCGGCCTGCGCGAACCCGGCGACGGGCTGGTGCTGTCCCTGCCCGACGGCCGGGAGACCGAGGTCAATCGCCTGCACCTGCGCCTGGGCCGCCTGCCCGAGCCGTACAGCGCGCACGAGGTCGTGGTCAGCGTGCCCTTCGCCAAGGCCCACGGCTTCATGCCCGGTCACACCCTGGAGGCCACCATGCACGGGGCGCGGACCACGCTGCGCATCGTCGGCGTGGGCATCTCGCCCGAGTTCGTGTACGAGACCAGGCCCGGCGAGACCGTACCCGACAGCCGCCGCTACGGCACCTTCTGGATGAGCGAGGGCGCTCTGGCCGAAGCCTACGACCTGAGCGGAGCCTTCAACAGCGTCATCCTGACCCTGGCCCCGGGAGCTGAAACCGGGCCCGTGAAGAAAGAACTGGACCGCATCCTGGCCCCGTATGGCGCACTGGTGGCCTTCGACCGCTCGGAACACGTCTCGACCAAGCTCATCGACGACCGCATCGCCATGCTGAAAGGCTTCGCCATCGCCTTCCCGGTCATATTCCTGTCCATCGCCGCCTTCATGACCAGCGCCGCCCTGACACGGCTGGTGCGCCTGCAACGCGAGCAGATCGCGCAGCTGAAAGCCTTCGGCTACTCCTCGGCGGCCGTGGGCTGGCACTATTTCCAGTTCGCCCTGGCTGCGGTGCTGGCCGCAACGCTGCTGGGCTCCGTGGTCGGTCTGTGGCTGGGACAAAATCTGGTGGAAATCTACCACCGCTTCTTCCAGTTCCCGAACCTTGTCTTCAGGCCCGACTGGTGGGCTTTGGGCCTGGCCCTGGCCGCCAGCGCCGGGGCGTCCTTCGCGGGGGTGCTGGGCGCGGTGCGTCAGGCCGTGAGCCTGCCTCCGGCCGAGGCCATGCGACCGGAGCCTCCGGCGCATTTCGGGCCGTCGCTGCTGGAACGCATGGGCCTCTTGCGCCTGCTCTCCCCGACCCAGCGCATGGCTCTGCGCAACCTGGAGCGCAAACCCTGGCAGGCCCTGTTCACGACCCTGGGCCTGGCCATGGCCACGGCCATCCCCATCGTGCCCGGGGCCATGGGCGACGGCATCGACTACCTCATGGACTTCCAGTGGCGCCTGGCCCAGCGCCAAGATGCCACCGTGACTCTCATCGAACCCGGCTCCCCGTCCGCCCTGCACGCATTGTCCGCCATGCCCGGAGTCATGCATGCCGAGCCCTTCCGCGTGGTGCAGGGACGCATCGTCAGCGGCCTGCTCGAACGCCGCGTCGGTTTGACCGGCCGCCTGCCAGGAGCGCGCCTGAACCTCCTCCTCGACGCCGAAGGCCGGACCGTGGACCTGCCCCTGTCGGGCCTGCTGCTGTCCGAAAAGCTGGCCGAGGTGCTGGAACTCGTCCCCGGCGACCCGGTGCGCATCGAGGTCCAGGAAGGACGGCGTCCCGTGCTTGAAACGTTCGTGGCCGGGACCATCACCGATTTCGCCGGGGTGGGCGCGTACATGGACTTTGACGCCTTGGGGCGCCTCATGGGCGAGGAACGGGTCATAAGCGGGGCGCATCTCGTCCTCGACGAGAGCCGCCGGGACCGTTTTCTGCACGAGGTGTCGGACACTCCAGCCATCGCCTCGGCCGTGTTCACCTCCTCGGCGCGGGAGAGCTTCCAGTCGGCCATGGGCGACATGATGGGCGTGGTCCAGGCCGTGTATTTCGGTTTCGCCATCATCGTGTCCTGCGGAGTGGTCTACAACGGCGCGCGCATCGCCCTGTCCGAACGCACCCGCGACCTGGCCACGCTGCGCGTACTGGGCTTCTCCGAGGCCGAGACTACGGTCGTCCTGCTTTCCGAACTCGCGGTGCTGACCCTCGCGGCCCTGCTGCCCGGCCTGTGGATCGGGACCGAACTGGCCCGCATCCTGGTCATGACGGCCAACACCGAGTCCGTGCGCATGCCGCTGGTGCTGACGGACCGCGCCTACGCCACGGCCGTGCTCATCGTTCTCTCATCCTCCCTGGCGTCTTTTCTGGTGGTCGGCCGCCGCATCAAAAACCTGCAACTGCTCTCCGTGCTGAAGGCTCCCGAATGA
- a CDS encoding rhodanese-like domain-containing protein, with amino-acid sequence MRFAVVAALSIMLLFSAACRAQDERLLEPSAAADLMRVNRDNPDFLILDVRTAQEFGQGSIEGAVLLDYYASDFRERFAQLDRDATILTYCRSGNRSSHVLKMADDLGFKNVYDLRGGILAWREAGLPLIK; translated from the coding sequence ATGCGATTTGCGGTGGTGGCCGCCTTGTCCATCATGCTGCTGTTCTCGGCTGCGTGCCGGGCACAGGACGAGCGGCTGCTCGAACCCTCTGCAGCCGCCGATCTCATGCGCGTGAACCGGGACAATCCCGATTTTCTGATCCTCGACGTGCGCACCGCGCAGGAATTCGGGCAGGGCTCCATTGAAGGAGCAGTCCTGCTTGACTACTACGCCTCGGATTTTCGGGAACGTTTCGCGCAGCTGGACCGCGATGCGACCATCCTCACATACTGCCGCAGCGGCAATCGCAGCTCGCACGTGCTGAAAATGGCTGATGATCTCGGATTCAAGAATGTGTATGACCTGCGCGGCGGGATTCTGGCCTGGAGAGAAGCTGGATTGCCCTTGATCAAGTGA